In Halobaculum sp. XH14, a single genomic region encodes these proteins:
- a CDS encoding 5-methyltetrahydropteroyltriglutamate--homocysteine methyltransferase encodes MTDVVSTTPGLYPLPDRSKDELSELKGHQKGDLVSGGEGGEIAAAYDRVRAELVDDQRDAELDRIVEGQGRWDDMLAHPLTVHGNVETGGIVRYYDNNNFYRDLRVVGELTPSGDVAAELAAAADLLGDESGSLLQAVLPGPYTLADLATDEHYGDDAEFLAAVAEFLAGEVAEFPDHATLFLLEPSFVTNAPADGADERASEAIDTVVAATDAEVVVHTYWEAFAEKPYAHLMDADVDAIGFDFVAADRERNLECINELGTKSDVALGVVDGQNTLVEEPETVAERVEWVHEQVPGQTFETTYVSYNTEPFYLPTNRHLEKLGALAEGARLAAVEGVEA; translated from the coding sequence ATGACCGACGTAGTCTCGACCACGCCGGGGCTGTACCCGCTCCCCGACCGGTCGAAGGACGAACTCTCCGAGCTGAAGGGCCACCAGAAGGGCGATCTCGTCTCCGGCGGCGAGGGCGGCGAGATCGCGGCCGCCTACGACCGCGTTCGCGCCGAACTCGTCGACGACCAGCGGGACGCGGAGCTGGACCGGATCGTCGAGGGACAGGGCCGCTGGGACGACATGCTCGCGCACCCGCTGACCGTCCACGGGAACGTCGAGACGGGCGGCATCGTTCGCTACTACGACAACAACAACTTCTACCGTGATCTGCGGGTCGTCGGCGAACTGACCCCCTCGGGCGACGTCGCCGCCGAACTGGCCGCGGCCGCGGACCTGCTCGGCGACGAATCAGGCTCGCTGCTCCAGGCCGTGCTGCCGGGCCCGTACACGCTCGCCGACCTGGCGACCGACGAGCACTACGGGGACGACGCCGAGTTCCTCGCCGCCGTCGCGGAGTTCCTCGCCGGCGAGGTCGCCGAGTTCCCGGACCACGCGACCCTGTTCCTGCTGGAGCCCTCCTTCGTCACGAACGCGCCGGCGGACGGGGCGGACGAGCGGGCGAGCGAGGCGATTGATACGGTCGTGGCCGCCACGGACGCCGAGGTCGTCGTCCACACGTACTGGGAGGCGTTCGCGGAGAAGCCGTACGCGCACCTCATGGACGCCGACGTGGACGCGATCGGCTTCGACTTCGTCGCCGCAGACCGCGAGCGGAACCTCGAATGCATCAACGAACTCGGGACGAAATCCGACGTCGCGCTCGGCGTCGTCGACGGCCAGAACACGCTCGTCGAGGAGCCGGAAACGGTCGCGGAACGCGTCGAGTGGGTTCACGAGCAGGTACCCGGCCAGACGTTCGAGACGACGTACGTGAGCTACAACACGGAGCCGTTCTACCTGCCGACGAACAGGCATCTGGAGAAGCTCGGCGCGCTCGCCGAGGGCGCTCGCCTCGCCGCCGTCGAGGGGGTGGAGGCGTGA